From the Streptomyces syringium genome, one window contains:
- a CDS encoding putative bifunctional diguanylate cyclase/phosphodiesterase, translating into MSAPGATLPRQPAPAGSGLWSQLLLALVCGGYATGAALGWGSPELARVMGDFGLSAAAVVAAISCSWYSRTRNTRFRPAWLLFAASSAMAGFGNAVWGWYEVILRQPVPTPSPADFCFLLFAPPAIIGLLVLARRPVTRAGWVCLALDAWLIGGSLLTLSWSLALAHTAHFEGETVAHTALSLAYPLLDIVLVSMVLALHFRRSSANRSAINTAIAALALTVLCDALFTSPLLKVNYRSGQILDAGWFAGYMLMAYAPWVAREKGDDTVGQAGQAGQAGQTGQAGQTGQHPSRPIAGSLAALTPYLAAAVCTLGILYNVLDGHQVDRVVLFTGCTVVLALVIRQGIMLLDNISLTQELAQKENHFRSLVQGSSDVIMIAAPTGILRYVSPAAAGVYGRDAEELVGSELASLIHPEDLGRVVHEVRRFLAAPPAEEPTTRIECRFRSGSGDWLNVESTVNRHHGGLIFNSRDVTERVRLQAQLQHTAEHDPLTDLPNRALFTRRVQQALAGRRATDAGTAVLFIDLDGFKAVNDTVGHQAGDELLVQAARRLQESVRAGDSTARFGGDEFAALIIGDGTRDPAAREYRIHEIADRLRLTLSQPYKVEGGQEVRVAASIGVAFAEPGITPGGLMRNADLAMYRAKQAGKGRVELYAPQMQADVVRRAELATRLRTALHDGEFALLHQPVVELSTGRITAVAAQPRWRSTQGILFTPAEFLRVAEMERADESARTAELGRWTLEKALEHAAQRRLAGYGVPVYVRLSGARLLDKSQPPKNLEALLIRHALPTGALTLELSGSDPRIPLDELERRLVALRRFGVRIALDGFGSGYAAISALRRLPIDVLKIDRGLVEGVIESPRLHKITAGLLKIADDLGMQSVAEGVDVPEQAHALRTMGCTHGLGAAFAGPVDEHRLRHALDRGAYAVPAAASVPVEDAEQVLVGGSLPVRSGAAGGAGSLAHAPLRSNNETPVPPT; encoded by the coding sequence GTGAGCGCCCCCGGAGCGACGCTGCCCCGCCAGCCGGCCCCCGCCGGCTCCGGGCTGTGGTCCCAGCTCCTGCTGGCCCTGGTCTGCGGCGGCTACGCCACGGGCGCGGCCCTCGGCTGGGGCTCGCCCGAGCTGGCCCGCGTCATGGGCGACTTCGGCCTCAGCGCCGCCGCCGTCGTCGCCGCGATCTCCTGCTCCTGGTACAGCCGCACGCGCAACACCCGCTTCCGCCCCGCCTGGCTGCTCTTCGCCGCCTCCTCCGCGATGGCCGGCTTCGGCAACGCCGTCTGGGGCTGGTACGAGGTGATCCTGCGCCAGCCGGTGCCCACCCCGTCCCCCGCCGACTTCTGCTTCCTGCTCTTCGCGCCGCCCGCCATCATCGGCCTGCTGGTCCTCGCCCGCCGCCCGGTCACCCGGGCCGGCTGGGTCTGCCTCGCGCTCGACGCCTGGCTGATCGGCGGCTCCCTGCTCACGCTCTCCTGGAGCCTGGCGCTCGCGCACACCGCGCACTTCGAGGGCGAGACGGTGGCACACACCGCGCTCTCGCTGGCCTATCCGCTGCTCGACATCGTGCTGGTCTCGATGGTGCTGGCGCTGCACTTCCGCCGCTCCTCCGCCAACCGCTCCGCGATCAACACCGCCATCGCGGCCCTCGCCCTGACCGTCCTGTGCGACGCCCTGTTCACCTCGCCGCTGCTGAAGGTCAACTACCGCTCCGGCCAGATCCTCGACGCGGGCTGGTTCGCGGGCTACATGCTGATGGCGTACGCGCCCTGGGTGGCCCGCGAGAAGGGCGACGACACCGTGGGCCAGGCGGGCCAGGCCGGCCAGGCGGGGCAGACGGGCCAGGCGGGGCAGACGGGCCAGCACCCCAGCCGGCCCATCGCCGGCTCGCTCGCCGCCCTCACCCCGTATCTCGCCGCCGCCGTCTGCACGTTGGGCATCCTGTACAACGTCCTCGACGGCCACCAGGTCGACCGCGTCGTGCTCTTCACCGGCTGTACGGTCGTGCTGGCCCTCGTCATCCGGCAGGGCATCATGCTGCTGGACAACATCTCCCTCACCCAGGAGCTGGCGCAGAAGGAGAACCACTTCCGCTCCCTGGTCCAGGGCTCCAGCGACGTCATCATGATCGCCGCCCCCACCGGAATACTGCGCTACGTCAGCCCCGCCGCCGCCGGGGTCTACGGCCGCGACGCCGAGGAGCTGGTCGGCTCCGAGCTGGCCTCCCTCATCCACCCCGAGGACCTGGGCCGGGTCGTCCACGAGGTGCGCCGCTTCCTCGCCGCGCCACCCGCCGAGGAGCCCACCACCCGCATCGAGTGCCGCTTCCGCTCCGGCAGCGGCGACTGGCTCAATGTGGAGTCCACCGTCAACCGCCACCACGGCGGCCTCATCTTCAACAGCCGGGACGTCACCGAGCGGGTCCGCCTCCAGGCCCAGTTGCAGCACACGGCCGAGCACGACCCGCTCACCGACCTGCCCAACCGCGCCCTGTTCACCCGGCGCGTCCAGCAGGCCCTCGCCGGCCGCAGAGCGACCGACGCGGGCACCGCCGTGCTCTTCATCGACCTCGACGGCTTCAAGGCGGTCAACGACACCGTCGGCCACCAGGCGGGTGACGAGCTGCTCGTCCAGGCGGCCCGCCGGCTCCAGGAGTCGGTACGGGCCGGGGACAGCACCGCCCGGTTCGGGGGCGACGAGTTCGCCGCGCTGATCATCGGTGACGGCACCCGCGACCCCGCCGCCCGCGAGTACCGCATCCACGAGATCGCCGACCGGCTGCGGCTCACCCTCTCCCAGCCCTACAAGGTGGAGGGCGGTCAGGAGGTCCGCGTCGCCGCCAGCATCGGCGTCGCCTTCGCCGAGCCCGGCATCACCCCCGGCGGTCTGATGCGCAACGCCGACCTCGCGATGTACCGCGCGAAGCAGGCCGGAAAGGGCCGCGTCGAGCTGTACGCACCGCAGATGCAGGCCGACGTCGTGCGCCGCGCCGAGCTGGCCACCCGGCTGCGCACCGCCCTGCACGACGGCGAGTTCGCCCTGCTGCACCAGCCCGTGGTGGAGCTGTCGACCGGCCGGATCACCGCGGTCGCCGCACAGCCCCGCTGGCGCTCGACCCAGGGCATCCTCTTCACCCCCGCCGAGTTCCTCCGGGTGGCCGAGATGGAGCGGGCCGACGAGAGCGCCCGCACCGCCGAGCTCGGCCGCTGGACGCTGGAGAAGGCGCTCGAGCACGCCGCACAGCGCCGTCTCGCGGGCTACGGCGTGCCCGTCTACGTCCGGCTCTCCGGCGCCCGGCTGCTGGACAAGTCGCAGCCCCCGAAGAATCTGGAGGCGCTGCTCATCCGGCACGCCCTGCCCACCGGCGCGCTCACCCTGGAGCTGTCCGGCAGCGATCCGCGGATCCCGCTGGACGAGCTGGAGCGACGGCTGGTCGCCCTGCGCCGCTTCGGTGTGCGCATCGCCCTGGACGGCTTCGGCAGCGGATACGCAGCGATCAGCGCGCTGCGCAGGCTCCCGATCGATGTGCTCAAGATCGACCGGGGGCTGGTCGAAGGCGTCATCGAGTCCCCCCGGCTGCACAAGATCACCGCCGGGCTGCTGAAGATCGCGGACGACCTCGGAATGCAGTCCGTCGCCGAGGGCGTGGACGTGCCCGAGCAGGCGCACGCCCTGCGCACCATGGGCTGCACCCACGGGCTGGGCGCCGCCTTCGCCGGCCCCGTCGACGAGCACCGGCTGCGCCACGCCCTCGACCGGGGCGCGTACGCCGTGCCGGCCGCCGCATCCGTTCCGGTGGAAGACGCGGAACAGGTGCTCGTCGGGGGTTCGCTGCCCGTACGATCCGGAGCGGCGGGCGGCGCGGGCTCCCTCGCGCATGCTCCATTGCGCTCAAATAATGAGACGCCCGTCCCACCCACTTGA
- a CDS encoding acetolactate synthase large subunit, which translates to MTEQATGAHHPQPRARSGGAQQQPATVEHVTGAQSLIRALEEVGADIVFGIPGGAILPAYDPMMDSSKVRHVLVRHEQGAGHAATGYAQATGKVGVCMATSGPGATNLVTPIADAHMDSVPLVAITGQVASKSIGTDAFQEADICGITMPITKHNWLVTDPAEIPRTIAEAFHVASTGRPGPVLVDIAKDALQAQTTFVWPPHTDLPGYRPVTKPHAKQIREAAKLITQARRPVLYVGGGVMKARATAELKVLAELTGAPVTTTLMALGSFPDSHPLHVGMPGMHGAVAAVTALQKADLIVALGARFDDRVTGKLDSFAPYAKIVHADIDPAEIGKNRAADVPIVGDAREVIADLIVALQAEHAAGHQGDYDAWWTDLNRWRDTYPLGYDQPEDGSLSPQQVIQRIGQLAPEGTIYAAGVGQHQMWASHFIDYEQPATWLNSGGAGTMGYAVPAAMGAKAGVPERTVWAIDGDGCFQMTNQELVTCALNNIPIKVAIINNGALGMVRQWQTLFYNQRYSNTVLHSGPGHDGKEAAAGTRVPDFVKLSEAMGCVGLRCEDPAQLDAVIEQANAINDRPVVVDFIVHQDAMVWPMVAAGTSNDEILAARGVRPDFGDNEDD; encoded by the coding sequence ATGACCGAGCAGGCCACCGGGGCCCATCATCCGCAGCCGCGGGCCCGTAGCGGCGGGGCGCAGCAGCAGCCCGCCACCGTCGAGCACGTCACGGGTGCGCAGTCCCTCATCCGCGCGCTGGAGGAGGTCGGGGCCGACATCGTGTTCGGCATTCCGGGCGGTGCGATCCTCCCCGCGTACGACCCGATGATGGACTCCTCGAAGGTCCGCCACGTCCTGGTGCGCCACGAGCAGGGGGCGGGTCACGCGGCCACCGGATACGCGCAGGCCACCGGCAAGGTCGGGGTGTGCATGGCCACTTCGGGCCCCGGCGCGACCAACCTCGTCACCCCGATCGCCGACGCCCACATGGACTCCGTCCCGCTGGTCGCCATCACCGGTCAGGTCGCCTCCAAGTCGATCGGTACGGACGCCTTCCAGGAGGCGGACATCTGCGGCATCACCATGCCGATCACCAAGCACAACTGGCTGGTCACCGACCCGGCGGAGATCCCCCGGACCATCGCCGAGGCGTTCCACGTCGCCTCCACCGGCCGGCCCGGCCCGGTGCTCGTCGACATCGCCAAGGACGCCCTCCAGGCCCAGACCACCTTCGTCTGGCCGCCGCACACCGACCTGCCCGGCTACCGCCCGGTCACCAAGCCGCACGCCAAGCAGATCCGCGAGGCGGCCAAGCTGATCACGCAGGCCAGACGGCCGGTGCTCTACGTCGGCGGCGGTGTGATGAAGGCCCGCGCCACGGCCGAGCTGAAGGTCCTCGCCGAGCTGACCGGCGCCCCCGTCACCACCACCCTGATGGCGCTGGGCTCCTTCCCCGACAGCCACCCGCTGCACGTCGGCATGCCGGGCATGCACGGCGCGGTCGCCGCCGTCACCGCCCTGCAGAAGGCGGATCTGATCGTCGCCCTCGGCGCGCGGTTCGACGACCGCGTCACCGGCAAGCTCGACTCGTTCGCCCCCTACGCCAAGATCGTCCACGCGGACATCGACCCCGCCGAGATCGGCAAGAACCGCGCCGCCGACGTCCCCATCGTCGGTGACGCCCGCGAGGTCATCGCGGATCTGATCGTCGCCCTCCAGGCGGAGCACGCCGCCGGTCACCAGGGTGACTACGACGCCTGGTGGACCGACCTCAACCGCTGGCGCGACACCTACCCGCTCGGCTACGACCAGCCCGAGGACGGCAGCCTCTCCCCGCAGCAGGTCATCCAGCGCATCGGGCAACTCGCCCCGGAGGGCACCATCTACGCGGCCGGCGTCGGCCAGCACCAGATGTGGGCCTCGCACTTCATCGACTACGAACAGCCCGCCACCTGGCTGAACTCCGGCGGCGCCGGGACGATGGGATACGCGGTCCCGGCCGCCATGGGCGCCAAGGCCGGGGTGCCCGAGCGCACGGTGTGGGCCATCGACGGCGACGGCTGCTTCCAGATGACCAACCAGGAACTGGTCACCTGCGCGCTGAACAACATCCCGATCAAGGTCGCGATCATCAACAACGGCGCGCTCGGGATGGTCCGCCAGTGGCAGACCCTCTTCTACAACCAGCGCTACTCCAACACCGTCCTGCACTCCGGCCCCGGGCACGACGGCAAGGAGGCGGCCGCCGGCACCCGGGTCCCGGACTTCGTCAAGCTGTCGGAGGCCATGGGCTGCGTGGGGCTGCGCTGTGAGGACCCGGCCCAGCTCGACGCCGTCATCGAGCAGGCCAACGCCATCAACGACCGCCCCGTCGTGGTGGACTTCATCGTCCACCAGGACGCCATGGTCTGGCCGATGGTCGCCGCCGGCACCTCCAACGACGAGATCCTCGCGGCGCGCGGCGTCCGCCCGGACTTCGGCGACAACGAGGACGACTGA
- the ilvN gene encoding acetolactate synthase small subunit, whose amino-acid sequence MTKHTLSVLVENTPGILTRIAALFARRGFNIDSLAVGVTEHPDISRITIVVNVETLPLEQVTKQLNKLVNVLKIVELEDSAAIQRELVLVKVRADNETRSQIVEIVQLFRAKTVDVSPEAVTIEATGGSDKLGAMLKMLEPFGIKELVQSGTIAIGRGARSITDRSLRALDRSA is encoded by the coding sequence ATGACCAAGCACACGCTCTCCGTCCTGGTGGAGAACACCCCCGGCATCCTCACCCGGATCGCCGCGCTGTTCGCCCGCCGCGGCTTCAACATCGACTCGCTCGCCGTCGGGGTCACCGAGCACCCCGACATCTCCCGCATCACCATCGTCGTCAACGTCGAGACGCTGCCGCTGGAGCAGGTCACCAAGCAGCTCAACAAGCTCGTCAACGTGCTGAAGATCGTCGAGCTGGAGGACAGCGCGGCGATCCAGCGCGAACTCGTGCTGGTGAAGGTCCGCGCCGACAACGAGACCCGCTCGCAGATCGTCGAGATCGTCCAGCTCTTCCGCGCCAAGACCGTCGACGTCTCCCCGGAGGCCGTGACCATCGAGGCCACCGGTGGCAGCGACAAGCTGGGCGCGATGCTCAAGATGCTGGAGCCCTTCGGCATCAAGGAGCTGGTGCAGTCCGGGACGATCGCCATAGGGCGTGGCGCCCGGTCCATCACGGACCGCAGCCTGCGCGCTCTGGACCGCTCGGCCTGA
- the ilvC gene encoding ketol-acid reductoisomerase gives MAAELFYDNDADLSIIQGRKVAVIGYGSQGHAHALSLRDSGVDVRVGLHEGSKSKAKAEEQGLRVVTPAEAAAEADVIMILVPDPIQGKVYEESIKEHLKDGDALFFGHGLNIRFGFIKPPAGVDVCMVAPKGPGHLVRRQYEEGRGVPCIAAVEQDATGNGFALALSYAKAIGGTRAGVIKTTFTEETETDLFGEQAVLCGGASALVKAGFETLVEAGYQPEIAYFECLHELKLIVDLMYEGGLEKMRWSVSETAEWGDYVTGPRIITDQTKAEMKKVLGEIQDGTFANNWMKEYNDGLPKYNEYKKADEDHLLETTGKKLRKLMSWVDDKE, from the coding sequence GTGGCTGCCGAGCTGTTCTACGACAACGACGCCGACCTGTCCATCATCCAGGGCCGCAAGGTCGCGGTTATCGGATATGGCAGCCAGGGCCACGCCCACGCGCTGTCGCTGCGCGACTCGGGCGTCGACGTCCGCGTCGGTCTGCACGAGGGCTCCAAGTCCAAGGCGAAGGCCGAGGAGCAGGGCCTGCGGGTCGTCACCCCGGCCGAGGCGGCGGCCGAGGCCGACGTCATCATGATCCTCGTCCCGGACCCGATCCAGGGCAAGGTCTACGAGGAGTCCATCAAGGAGCACCTCAAGGACGGCGACGCGCTGTTCTTCGGCCACGGTCTGAACATCCGCTTCGGCTTCATCAAGCCCCCGGCCGGCGTCGACGTCTGCATGGTCGCCCCCAAGGGCCCCGGCCACCTGGTGCGCCGTCAGTACGAGGAGGGCCGCGGCGTTCCGTGCATCGCGGCCGTCGAGCAGGACGCCACGGGCAACGGCTTCGCCCTCGCGCTCTCCTACGCCAAGGCCATCGGCGGTACCCGCGCCGGCGTCATCAAGACCACCTTCACCGAGGAGACCGAGACCGACCTGTTCGGTGAGCAGGCCGTGCTCTGCGGCGGCGCCTCCGCGCTGGTCAAGGCGGGCTTCGAGACCCTGGTCGAGGCGGGCTACCAGCCGGAGATCGCGTACTTCGAGTGCCTCCACGAGCTCAAGCTGATCGTGGACCTGATGTACGAGGGCGGCCTGGAGAAGATGCGCTGGTCGGTCTCCGAGACCGCCGAGTGGGGCGACTACGTCACCGGCCCGCGGATCATCACGGACCAGACCAAGGCCGAGATGAAGAAGGTCCTCGGCGAGATCCAGGACGGCACCTTCGCCAACAACTGGATGAAGGAGTACAACGACGGTCTGCCGAAGTACAACGAGTACAAGAAGGCCGACGAGGACCACCTGCTGGAGACCACCGGCAAGAAGCTCCGCAAGCTGATGAGCTGGGTGGACGACAAGGAGTAG
- the serA gene encoding phosphoglycerate dehydrogenase, whose protein sequence is MSTASSRKPVVLIAEELSPATVDALGPDFEIRHCNGADRAELLPAVVDVDAILVRSATKIDAEAIAAAKKLRVVARAGVGLDNVDVSAATKAGVMVVNAPTSNIVTAAELACGLLIATARNIPQANTALKNGEWKRSKYTGVELSEKVLGVVGLGRIGVLVAQRMSAFGMKVVAYDPYVQPARAAQMGVKLLTLDELLEVADFITVHLPKTPETLGLIGDDALHKVKPSVRIVNAARGGIVDEAALATALKEGRVAAAGLDVYTTEPCTDSPLFEFDNVVATPHLGASTGEAQEKAGIAVARSVRLALAGELVPDAVNVQGGVIAEDVKPALPLAEKLGRIFTALAGEVAVRLDVEVYGEITQHDVKVLELSALKGVFEDVVDETVSYVNAPLFAQERGVEVRLTTSSESPDHRNVVTVRGTLSGGGEVSISGTLAGPKHLQKIVAVGEHDVDLGLADHMAFLRYGDRPGVVGTVGRILGEAGINIAGMQVSRATEGGEALVALTVDESIPAPVLAEIAEEIGAASARAVNLTD, encoded by the coding sequence GTGAGCACTGCTTCGTCCCGTAAACCCGTCGTACTCATCGCCGAAGAGCTGTCGCCCGCCACCGTCGACGCCCTCGGTCCGGACTTCGAGATCCGGCACTGCAACGGCGCGGACCGCGCCGAGCTGCTGCCCGCCGTCGTCGACGTGGACGCCATCCTCGTGCGCTCCGCCACGAAGATCGACGCGGAGGCCATCGCGGCCGCGAAGAAGCTGCGGGTCGTCGCCCGCGCCGGGGTCGGCCTGGACAACGTCGACGTCTCCGCCGCCACCAAGGCCGGCGTGATGGTCGTCAACGCCCCGACGTCCAACATCGTCACCGCCGCCGAGCTGGCCTGCGGTCTGCTCATCGCCACCGCCCGCAACATCCCGCAGGCCAACACCGCGCTCAAGAACGGCGAGTGGAAGCGCTCGAAGTACACCGGCGTCGAGCTGTCCGAGAAGGTCCTCGGCGTCGTCGGCCTCGGCCGGATCGGTGTCCTCGTCGCCCAGCGCATGTCCGCGTTCGGCATGAAGGTCGTCGCCTACGACCCGTACGTCCAGCCCGCGCGCGCCGCGCAGATGGGGGTGAAGCTCCTCACCCTCGACGAGTTGCTGGAGGTCGCGGACTTCATCACCGTGCACCTGCCGAAGACCCCCGAGACCCTCGGGCTGATCGGTGACGACGCGCTGCACAAGGTCAAGCCCTCGGTCCGTATCGTCAACGCCGCCCGCGGCGGGATCGTGGACGAGGCCGCGCTGGCGACGGCCCTGAAGGAGGGCCGGGTCGCGGCCGCGGGCCTGGACGTCTACACCACCGAGCCCTGCACCGACTCCCCGCTCTTCGAGTTCGACAACGTGGTCGCCACCCCGCACCTCGGCGCCTCCACGGGCGAGGCGCAGGAGAAGGCGGGCATCGCGGTCGCGCGGTCCGTGCGGCTCGCGCTCGCGGGCGAGCTGGTACCGGACGCGGTCAACGTCCAGGGCGGGGTCATCGCCGAGGACGTCAAGCCCGCGCTGCCGCTGGCCGAGAAGCTGGGCCGGATCTTCACCGCCCTCGCGGGCGAGGTCGCGGTCCGGCTCGACGTCGAGGTCTACGGCGAGATCACCCAGCACGATGTGAAGGTGCTCGAACTGAGCGCGCTCAAGGGTGTGTTCGAAGACGTCGTCGACGAGACGGTGAGCTACGTCAACGCCCCGCTGTTCGCGCAGGAGCGCGGCGTCGAGGTCCGGCTGACCACCAGCTCCGAGTCGCCCGACCACCGCAACGTGGTCACCGTGCGCGGCACGCTCTCGGGCGGTGGCGAGGTGTCCATCTCCGGCACGCTGGCCGGCCCGAAGCACCTCCAGAAGATCGTCGCCGTCGGTGAGCACGACGTGGACCTCGGCCTTGCCGACCACATGGCCTTCCTCCGCTACGGCGACCGCCCCGGCGTCGTCGGCACGGTCGGCCGCATCCTCGGCGAGGCGGGCATCAACATCGCCGGCATGCAGGTCTCCCGCGCCACGGAGGGCGGCGAGGCGCTCGTCGCCCTCACGGTCGACGAGTCGATCCCGGCACCCGTGCTCGCGGAGATCGCCGAGGAGATCGGCGCCGCGTCCGCCCGCGCGGTCAACCTGACCGACTGA
- a CDS encoding MFS transporter, with product MTNLSARAGRKEWTAFVVLLLPLLLVSMDASVLFFAVPSISESLDASATQQLWIFDVYAFALAGLLITMGSLGDRIGRRKLLMFGAAAFGVASVAAAYAQSAEMLIAARAVLGIGGATLMPSTMALVRSMFHDDTQRTKAIGIWSGAMAGGIALGSVLGGVMLEHFWWGSVFLINVPAMVLLLVLVPFLVPEHKDPEPGRFDLLSVPLSMAAVLPVTYGLKEIAAEGFSAAMALCVAVGLAVGGVFVRRQRTLRSAMISRELFRHRAFGAGIALNTVAAFGMMGSVYFTTQYLQSVLGKGPMEAALWSVAPSLAVGIAAPLSTAIAQKVDKAYVIAAGFVVAALGYAVLTRAGTDSMWTTLTGAGVIGCGIVTVMALVSDMALSTTPPEKAGSAASLLETGQEFGGALGMAVFGSVGVAVYRRDVTDSLPAGLPQGALEAARETLGGAAGVAAGLPGRAGESVLAVARDAFTHGMNLAALGGAAVLALAALGALAALRKVTTTPEQPTAERAPEAVLTRH from the coding sequence ATGACGAACCTCAGCGCACGCGCCGGGCGGAAGGAATGGACGGCGTTCGTCGTCCTCCTGCTGCCCCTCCTCCTGGTCTCGATGGACGCCTCCGTCCTGTTCTTCGCCGTCCCCTCCATCAGCGAGTCGCTCGACGCCTCCGCCACCCAGCAGCTGTGGATCTTCGATGTCTACGCCTTCGCCCTCGCCGGGCTGCTGATCACGATGGGGTCGCTCGGCGACCGGATCGGCCGGCGCAAGCTGCTGATGTTCGGGGCGGCGGCCTTCGGGGTGGCCTCGGTGGCGGCGGCGTACGCGCAGAGCGCGGAGATGCTGATCGCGGCGCGTGCCGTGCTCGGCATCGGCGGTGCGACGCTGATGCCGAGCACGATGGCGCTGGTACGCAGCATGTTTCACGACGACACCCAGCGCACCAAGGCCATCGGCATCTGGTCCGGGGCCATGGCGGGCGGGATCGCGCTCGGGTCGGTGCTGGGCGGGGTGATGCTGGAGCACTTCTGGTGGGGCTCGGTCTTCCTGATCAACGTCCCCGCGATGGTGCTGCTGCTGGTGCTCGTGCCGTTCCTGGTGCCGGAGCACAAGGACCCGGAGCCGGGGCGGTTCGATCTGCTGAGCGTGCCGCTGTCCATGGCCGCCGTGCTCCCGGTGACCTACGGACTCAAGGAGATCGCCGCCGAGGGGTTCAGCGCGGCGATGGCCCTGTGCGTCGCCGTGGGCCTGGCCGTGGGCGGGGTCTTCGTACGCCGCCAGCGCACCCTGCGGTCCGCGATGATCAGCCGGGAGCTGTTCCGCCACCGCGCCTTCGGGGCGGGCATCGCGCTCAACACCGTCGCGGCGTTCGGCATGATGGGCTCGGTCTACTTCACCACCCAGTACCTGCAGTCCGTGCTCGGCAAGGGCCCGATGGAGGCCGCGCTGTGGAGCGTCGCCCCGTCCCTTGCGGTCGGCATCGCCGCGCCCCTGTCGACGGCGATCGCGCAGAAGGTCGACAAGGCGTACGTCATCGCCGCCGGATTCGTCGTCGCCGCGCTGGGCTACGCCGTTCTGACCCGGGCCGGCACCGACTCGATGTGGACCACGTTGACCGGCGCCGGCGTCATCGGCTGCGGCATCGTGACGGTCATGGCCCTGGTCTCCGACATGGCGCTGTCCACCACCCCGCCGGAGAAGGCCGGTTCGGCGGCCTCGCTGCTGGAGACGGGTCAGGAGTTCGGCGGGGCGCTCGGCATGGCGGTGTTCGGCAGCGTCGGCGTCGCCGTCTACCGCCGTGACGTGACCGACTCCCTGCCCGCAGGCCTGCCGCAGGGGGCCCTGGAGGCGGCCCGCGAGACGCTCGGCGGGGCGGCGGGCGTGGCGGCCGGGCTGCCGGGCCGGGCGGGCGAGAGTGTCCTGGCCGTCGCCCGCGACGCCTTCACCCACGGCATGAACCTCGCCGCCCTCGGCGGAGCCGCCGTGCTGGCCCTCGCCGCCCTCGGCGCGCTGGCCGCACTGCGCAAGGTGACGACGACGCCGGAGCAGCCCACTGCGGAGAGGGCGCCCGAGGCGGTGCTGACCCGGCACTGA
- a CDS encoding TetR/AcrR family transcriptional regulator: MGHREDLLEGAKRCLLEKGWVRTTARDIVAASGANLASIGYHYGSKDALMMAAFFQMVEEWGDGATRRLAAGRDREAGRERQLAQAMDAMFGEFERDRQFWLVQMEVIGQLDRNPDLKKRFAEVLPSGREGMLAIFEGVDDTDVPAEATRTAGAFVHALFIGMWVQWLMDPEAVPTGHELVEGMRRVLTGTALSGEPLPDA; the protein is encoded by the coding sequence ATGGGACATCGCGAAGATCTGCTCGAAGGCGCGAAGCGCTGCCTGCTCGAAAAGGGCTGGGTGCGCACCACCGCGCGCGACATCGTGGCCGCCTCCGGCGCCAACCTCGCCTCCATCGGCTACCACTACGGCTCCAAGGACGCGCTGATGATGGCGGCGTTCTTCCAGATGGTCGAGGAGTGGGGCGATGGGGCCACGCGCAGGCTCGCGGCGGGGCGCGACCGGGAAGCGGGCCGGGAGCGGCAGCTCGCGCAGGCCATGGACGCGATGTTCGGCGAGTTCGAGCGGGACCGGCAGTTCTGGCTGGTCCAGATGGAGGTCATCGGGCAGCTGGACCGCAACCCCGACCTGAAGAAGCGGTTCGCCGAGGTCCTGCCCAGCGGGCGCGAGGGCATGCTGGCGATCTTCGAGGGCGTCGACGACACCGACGTGCCCGCCGAGGCCACGCGGACCGCCGGAGCCTTCGTCCACGCGCTCTTCATCGGTATGTGGGTGCAGTGGCTCATGGACCCGGAGGCCGTGCCGACCGGGCATGAGCTGGTGGAGGGCATGCGCAGGGTCCTGACCGGCACGGCCCTGAGCGGCGAGCCCCTGCCGGACGCCTGA